Proteins found in one Xyrauchen texanus isolate HMW12.3.18 chromosome 30, RBS_HiC_50CHRs, whole genome shotgun sequence genomic segment:
- the LOC127623892 gene encoding triadin-like isoform X1 yields the protein MRDMEARSSTITTTIVESKNNVNALPVRSSKRTMTDNLHSTFSSPMAWILVLALIVTWSAVAIIMFDLLDTTGLEAHTLHCDDPCLPPGPQSHHVRKTLKDAGSLRGGIQYIGPDPMKAMNEAMDDSPDWITSMLTFMTNLVAPEEEEDDEALHHSEEI from the exons ATGAGAGACATGGAAG CACGGTCCTCCACCATCACGACTACCATAGTTGAGAGCAAGAACAATGTGAACGCTCTGCCTGTTCGTTCGTCCAAACGCACCATGACAGATAACCTGCACTCCACGTTCAGCTCCCCCATGGCCTGGATTCTGGTGCTGGCTCTCATTGTAACCTGGTCGGCCGTGGCCATCATTATGTTTGACCTGTTGGACACCACAGGCCTTGAAG CCCATACATTACACTGTGACGACCCCTGTTTACCACCTG GACCTCAGTCGCACCATGTCAGgaaaacattaaaggatgcagGCAGCCTTAGAG GGGGTATACAGTACATCGGCCCTGATCCCATGAAGGCAATGAATGAGGCCATGGATGACTCCCCCGATTGGATAACGTCAATGTTGACTTTTATGACTAATTTGGTAGCaccagaagaggaggaggatgatgaag CTTTACATCACAGCGAAGAGATTTGA
- the LOC127623892 gene encoding triadin-like isoform X2, with translation MRDMEARSSTITTTIVESKNNVNALPVRSSKRTMTDNLHSTFSSPMAWILVLALIVTWSAVAIIMFDLLDTTGLEGPQSHHVRKTLKDAGSLRGGIQYIGPDPMKAMNEAMDDSPDWITSMLTFMTNLVAPEEEEDDEALHHSEEI, from the exons ATGAGAGACATGGAAG CACGGTCCTCCACCATCACGACTACCATAGTTGAGAGCAAGAACAATGTGAACGCTCTGCCTGTTCGTTCGTCCAAACGCACCATGACAGATAACCTGCACTCCACGTTCAGCTCCCCCATGGCCTGGATTCTGGTGCTGGCTCTCATTGTAACCTGGTCGGCCGTGGCCATCATTATGTTTGACCTGTTGGACACCACAGGCCTTGAAG GACCTCAGTCGCACCATGTCAGgaaaacattaaaggatgcagGCAGCCTTAGAG GGGGTATACAGTACATCGGCCCTGATCCCATGAAGGCAATGAATGAGGCCATGGATGACTCCCCCGATTGGATAACGTCAATGTTGACTTTTATGACTAATTTGGTAGCaccagaagaggaggaggatgatgaag CTTTACATCACAGCGAAGAGATTTGA